One Ficedula albicollis isolate OC2 chromosome Z, FicAlb1.5, whole genome shotgun sequence DNA window includes the following coding sequences:
- the CAPSL gene encoding calcyphosin-like protein isoform X1, producing MMSGTPRHDQEMIKKAEASLSKTTDPLERLRLQCLAKGSAGIKGLGKVFRIIDGNNTRTLDFKEFLRGLHIYSVTIDEAEAKELFQLFDKDGSGKINFDEFILTLRPPMSNARKEVVLKAFQKLDKTGDGVITVDDLRGVYSGQHHPKYLNGDWTEDQVFRAFLDNFDSPYDRDGKVTTEEFMNYYAGVSASIDTDVYFILMMKNAWNL from the exons ATG ATGTCAGGAACACCGAGACATGATCAAGAGATGataaagaaagcagaagcaagCCTGTCCAAAACCACAGACCCTTTGGAAAGACTTCGCCTCCAGTGTTTAGCAAAGGGATCTGCAGGCATCAAAGGACTTGGAAA AGTATTTAGGATTATTGATGGTAACAACACCAGAACCCTTGATTTCAAAGAGTTTCTGAGAGGACTACATATTTACTCTGTGACGATTGATGAGGCAGAAGCAAAAGAGCTTTTCCAACTATTTGATAAAGACGGcagtggaaaaattaattttgatgaaTTTATTCTTACACTGAGA CCTCCTATGTCCAATGCAAGAAAAGAAGTTGTCCTGAAGGCATTTCAGAAGTTAGACAAGACTGGAGATGGTGTCATAACAGTGGACGACTTACGCGGGGTGTATAGTGGACAGCATCACCCCAAGTACTTAAACGGAGACTGGACAGAAGACCAAGTCTTTAGAGCCTTTCTGGACAATTTTGATTCACCCTATGACAGAGATGGGAAG GTCACAACAGAGGAGTTCATGAACTACTATGCTGGAGTAAGCGCTTCAATTGATACAGATGTGTACTTTATCCTCATGATGAAGAATGCCTGGAACCTCTGA
- the CAPSL gene encoding calcyphosin-like protein isoform X3, with translation MMSGTPRHDQEMIKKAEASLSKTTDPLERLRLQCLAKGSAGIKGLGKVFRIIDGNNTRTLDFKEFLRGLHIYSVTIDEAEAKELFQLFDKDGSGKINFDEFILTLRPPMSNARKEVVLKAFQKLDKTGDGVITVDDLRGVYSGQHHPKYLNGDWTEDQVFRAFLDNFDSPYDRDGKVTTEEFMNYYAGWFMTKE, from the exons ATG ATGTCAGGAACACCGAGACATGATCAAGAGATGataaagaaagcagaagcaagCCTGTCCAAAACCACAGACCCTTTGGAAAGACTTCGCCTCCAGTGTTTAGCAAAGGGATCTGCAGGCATCAAAGGACTTGGAAA AGTATTTAGGATTATTGATGGTAACAACACCAGAACCCTTGATTTCAAAGAGTTTCTGAGAGGACTACATATTTACTCTGTGACGATTGATGAGGCAGAAGCAAAAGAGCTTTTCCAACTATTTGATAAAGACGGcagtggaaaaattaattttgatgaaTTTATTCTTACACTGAGA CCTCCTATGTCCAATGCAAGAAAAGAAGTTGTCCTGAAGGCATTTCAGAAGTTAGACAAGACTGGAGATGGTGTCATAACAGTGGACGACTTACGCGGGGTGTATAGTGGACAGCATCACCCCAAGTACTTAAACGGAGACTGGACAGAAGACCAAGTCTTTAGAGCCTTTCTGGACAATTTTGATTCACCCTATGACAGAGATGGGAAG GTCACAACAGAGGAGTTCATGAACTACTATGCTGGA TGGTTTATGACCAAGGAATGA
- the CAPSL gene encoding calcyphosin-like protein isoform X2, producing the protein MSGTPRHDQEMIKKAEASLSKTTDPLERLRLQCLAKGSAGIKGLGKVFRIIDGNNTRTLDFKEFLRGLHIYSVTIDEAEAKELFQLFDKDGSGKINFDEFILTLRPPMSNARKEVVLKAFQKLDKTGDGVITVDDLRGVYSGQHHPKYLNGDWTEDQVFRAFLDNFDSPYDRDGKVTTEEFMNYYAGVSASIDTDVYFILMMKNAWNL; encoded by the exons ATGTCAGGAACACCGAGACATGATCAAGAGATGataaagaaagcagaagcaagCCTGTCCAAAACCACAGACCCTTTGGAAAGACTTCGCCTCCAGTGTTTAGCAAAGGGATCTGCAGGCATCAAAGGACTTGGAAA AGTATTTAGGATTATTGATGGTAACAACACCAGAACCCTTGATTTCAAAGAGTTTCTGAGAGGACTACATATTTACTCTGTGACGATTGATGAGGCAGAAGCAAAAGAGCTTTTCCAACTATTTGATAAAGACGGcagtggaaaaattaattttgatgaaTTTATTCTTACACTGAGA CCTCCTATGTCCAATGCAAGAAAAGAAGTTGTCCTGAAGGCATTTCAGAAGTTAGACAAGACTGGAGATGGTGTCATAACAGTGGACGACTTACGCGGGGTGTATAGTGGACAGCATCACCCCAAGTACTTAAACGGAGACTGGACAGAAGACCAAGTCTTTAGAGCCTTTCTGGACAATTTTGATTCACCCTATGACAGAGATGGGAAG GTCACAACAGAGGAGTTCATGAACTACTATGCTGGAGTAAGCGCTTCAATTGATACAGATGTGTACTTTATCCTCATGATGAAGAATGCCTGGAACCTCTGA